The region AATTCGTGGTTATATCCTTTGGCAGTCGTCGGAATTGTAGGATTTTCGGGAATTATGCTGGTTTACTTGTCTTTTATCGGAGCAAATATTTGGGCACTGCAGAAATTGAGAAATCCATTACATAGAGCGCTTGCTGGTATTCCTATGGCATTTTTAGTTGGTTTCTTGCTGCCATCCAGTTTCGTAACTTGGTGGTTGGTAGACCGCTTCCATGTTGCTGCTTATTCCATAGGAGTTGCTGTTGCTTTGGCACTCGTTTATCACGAAAAGAAATACGGTTCGGATATCCCGGTCGTAGAATTTTAAAAAGTCGTAGAAGTTTAAATTCGACTGATACCGGAAATAAACATCTTTGCAAAACTTTATGAGTTTTTAGCAAACAATAGAGTACTTAGCTACAACGCAGCCTCTCCTCTTTCTCCTGTTCGTATGCGGATTACATCGGTAACTTCACTGATAAATATTTTCCCGTCTCCGATTTCCCCTGTTCGCGCCGCCTGCAGGATCGCTTCGATTGCTTTCTCGACTTGGTCGTCGCGAAGAACGACTTCGATTCGAACCTTAGGAAGCAAGTTCACAGAATAAGTGCTTCCGCGATAGAGTTCCGTTCTTCCTTGCTGGCGTCCATGCCCTCTGACCGCTTCGGTAGTCAATCCGAAAATCCCCGCCTCTTCGAGAGCGGTTTTCACCTCTTCCAGTTTGTTTACTCTTACGATGCAGTCTATCTTTTTCATGTTAATTACATTTCCATTAGGAACCAAACGCTTCCCAATTCCATTCAATAATTTTGACATCCCACGAAGTGAAAGCACCACTTTCCTTAGAGAAGTCACTTTTGACTCTTGAGACATGATGTCTCTTCGCTGCGAATGCCATAATAGAATAAGGAAATGGAAGAAAATCCCCAAAGAGACTGCGACCTTTCGATCATCGTCCCAGCCTATAACGAAGAAAAGACACTCGGGGCAGTTCTTGACAGACTTTTAGCGCTGCCTATCTGTAAAGAAATTATCGTTGTGGACGATGCTTCGACAGACTCTACGCCGGAGATTGCAAAAAGATACGGCGATAAAATTGTTTATTTTCGCCAGCCGAAAAATATGGGGAAGGGTGCCGCAATTCGGCAAGGCCTCACCCTTGCAAAAGGGAAGGCGACGATCATTCAAGACGCCGATTTGGAATACACCCCTGAGGAAATTCCTGACGTAGTAAAACCGATTTTGGAAGGGAAGGCGGATGTAGTTTACGGTTCTCGCTTCAAACGGGGAATGCATCCGAATATGGCGCTTCCTAATAAACTCGTGAATGTTATGTTGGTTTGGGCTGTTCGGTTGCTTTTCTTCAAAAAAATTACGGACGAGGCGACATGTTATAAAGCATTTCGCACTTCTGTTTTGAAAAAAATGAATCTCGAATGCAATCGCTTCGAATTTTGTCCAGAAGTAACAGCGAAAGCGATTCGCATGGGTTTGGACATTCATGAAGTTCCCATTAACTATGCCCCGCGAAGCAAAAAAGAAGGCAAAAAAATTCGATGGACAGACGGCGTTGAAGCATTTTGGACGCTCTTGAGACACAGATTTTCGAAGTTTTAGATCAGTAACATTTTTAACTGTTTATTAGAACATTTATTTCTTTCGTTCCCGAGTCTCTCGTGTTTTTCTAGTATCTCGTTCCCTGGTTCTCCTTAGTATCTCCTTACCGGTTCTTTTTGGGAACGCACACTCTATCTCTCTCGTTCCCAAGTTCACTCGGGAACGCATAATTGTATTAATTTACCGATTTGCTAAAAAAGCTAAGTTTGTTTTGAAATATTTCATACAAAACGAATCCAGAAAAGATGAACGACAACGAAATAGCGGGAGCCATGTACCGTACATGGGGATAAACGAAGGCTTGAAACAAATTTACATACAAGATTAGCCCGAGCGCAGGATAGGCGCGAACGAAAGCGTCATGGTGTTTCTTCGCCATGAGAAACGCCCCCCAGACGAATAGAACCATTAAGGGTAAATGGATAATCAAACTGAAAACCCTCAACTTCGCTCCCAAAGTTTGAAACCATGTGAAGAAAATCCCTAAAAACCCTCGACCGACTGCTCCCAGCGGGTTCGCTTTCAATTCCTCCATAACCAATTCTTGGGCAACTTTTTCGTGTTTCAAATAATCCTTCGGGGATGCGTAAGCCTTCGCTTCGTCTCCGTCATAAAGCCTTTTTAAAACGATCTCGTAACGTGTTTTTGCCGCATCTTTGTCTACTCGATATAAATCGCCCCACTCGAGCATTCTTTTCGAAACTTGAATCCCATGATAGAAGGGTGCCCAGCCCCAACTCGAGACGGGAACAAAAGACTCTGTGAGCAAATAATTCCGGTAAGTCCATGGAAATACGATGAGAGCGGCACCTAATATTGCGGGGATACTCCACTTCGACCATCGCGACAAAACTCGATGATGTTTCGAAAAGGCGATTCCGAAAGGAATCACGAGCGGTAAGAGCAAAAGAGTTCCTCTCGTCAATATACTCGCCCCCCATAATAATCCTGTTAAAAATCCATTCCCCACTGAACCGAGCCATGACGACCGACAAAAGAAATAAGCAAAAGCAAGAAACAGAGGGAAGTAGAAGTTTTCAGAATAAAGCCGAGCGGAATATTCTATGGATGGTGGATAAATCGCGAGAAGAAACGCGCAGGTAAGACCCAACTTATCCGAATGAATCCATTTGCCGAGATGAAAAAGAATCCAACAGCATAAGACACCGAGAAGTGCGTGACTAAACTGTGCGATCTCGTAACGGATTCCGAAGAGTTCGAAGAGGAGGTAAAGAAAAAGAGGATATCCGGGGGGGCGTTCCAGAGTAGGTGGTCTTTCTAAAACTAATCTATATCCGTAACCATGATAAAGATTTTCTGCGATAAGATGATATCCGTCCGTTTCTTCTTTTTCAGGTGCAATCCCCATAATACCGCGCGCGTAGCCGAATGTGTAGAGAATTCTCAGGAGAAAAGCCAAAACCAATATCGCGATGAGCGGATTGCGTTTTAGGTAGGTAATCATAAATTACAAACCGCGTAATGCCATAAATCGCGTAAATGGCTTTCGGATCCTTTGCATAGAACGGAGAATAGCGCAAGTCGCGCCATCGCCGCCTTTTTCGTAGCAAATATGAAACGATTTATTCGCAATTCTTTTTGCTTACTCATTTCCAAGCTATCTCAAGAATGTTCGCCCCATGTAGCAGACAACACTCCTCCCATACTACTAATCGTTTCTAAAATTCGTTCTCTCGCACCTCGAATGCTCAGCGAAACGCGCACCCCCCCTTCTGCATCTTCGATTTTTATAGAACTCAACTTGCCTCCCAATTTCTCGATTGCCGGAACGATTTGCAAAACGATGTCGCGAGAACTCGCGATTACAATGAGGTCATGCGTATGCGTATCTTTGGCAAAAAACTTCTCGAATTGATTGACGACGGTAAGAGTCAAAAGACACAAAATTGTCCCGAAAACGGCTACCCAATAAAAATATCCGCCCGTGCTAACAGCGAGCCCGATTCCGGAAACCGCCCAAAGGCTCGCCGCAGTCGTGAGGCCGAGTACAGTGCCACCCGTCCTCAAAATCGTTCCTGCGCCTAAAAACCCGATTCCTGTGACGATCTGTGCTGCGATTCTGCTTGGGTCCTGGGTTGGAAACGACTTACTTACTTCACCGAAAATAACGACGCCTATACAGACCAGCATGTGCGTCCTGATGCCGGCAGGGCGTCCATGAATCTCCCGCTCCCAACCGACGATGCCGCTGAGAATTGCTGCGATTCCTAATTTCAGCAAAATCTCGAAAGCCGCCAAAAGGGAATCTTTTTCCAACAACGCCTCGAAACTTTGCATCCGACTTCGAGAATAGCACGAAGGGAAAGCCGATTAGAATAGGATTCCCGGTTTTTACGAGGCTTTTCTTTGATATAGAGAAAAAAACTAACACGCTGAAAGAAGAACCAGATTTTCCATGGAGAAAATAAAGAGAAAGGTTATTTTTATGAAGCGTGTTTAAAAGGTGATCAATGAATCGTGTGCCTTAAGGCGAAGAATCAGGCTTAATGCTTTTGATGAAAGCCTCTTGTAATGCACATTCCATGCAAATATCAAATAACTCTTCTACTAGGTTGGGAATTTCTTGTTTGTTGGTCGTGGTCAATCTGTAGCCATGTTTGCATTCTAAGGTTGCGCGGCCATTTTCCAACTTTATCTTATACCGATATTGAATTTCAGAATCTTCATGCATTTTTGGAACCTCGATTACAAGTATGAAACATTCAACGCCAAAAATGGCACATGAGTTCCTAAACATGAATATCATCGAGAAAAAAAAGGTTCTAGAGCTCTCGCTCTAGAACCAATGAAAAGAAAAATCTACCGGACTAAGAATTATTGAACACGCCTTCTTGCCGCTAAGATACCAAACGCGCCAATCAAAGCAAGGATTGACGCAGGTTCAGGAACAGCAGCAACCTTACCAGAGCCCTCACCGTTTATCCCCTGTATGTGCACCATACCGAGAACGTTGAGATTTCCCTTCGAGAATGCGTTGAAGTCATTTGCGTCGAGCCCAGTACCGGTAACTTGGAAGGTAACACTTTCACCAGGGTTTAACCTATCACCACTGTTAGAGGTCTCGAAATCCACCTGCATATCGAACATTCCGCCGGCATCGTTTATGTCATCTTCGTCGAATTCCCATCCTACGATTGTAGGGCTGGATTCGATGAGGTTTAGATCCGAAGGGAAAGGTTCGATGTTAAGCAGCAATTCGGTAACGAATTGCGGAGCAGCAGAGCTGGCGCTGTGCGTAAGTGTCATATCCACCATGTCTACACCGGAATCTGTGATCGAGAGGGTCGCCCATGGGGCTGTTCCTCCAGGCAGATCTCCGGTCACGAGAACATTGAACTCGAAAAACAACGCATAGGAAGGCGCAAAGGCTGCAATTAGCCCGGGCACAAAGAGAATGCGAGCAACTTTAGTCTTCACATTCGCCTCCTTTCAAATAAAGTACGTTTAGGCATGCTTCTAAACGTAGAAGCATTATACATGCCAATTGTTCCTTAGACACCCCGCAATAGTACTAGGAAATGTAAAAATCTCGCTTTTTTTTGCGCAAAAGGCCGTCAACCTCGTAATAATTGCAGTACGTTATAGTTACACACACCCTCTGGGTATTTGAAAGGAGAAAGAAAATGTCAGTTTTTAGGAATAGTTTTACTTACGGATTAACAATCCTTGGTCTTTTCGCAGCCAAAACAGCGATGTCCCAAACGTATTACATAACCGACTTAGGCGTACTTCCAGGGTTCGACTCAAGCTTTGGCTATGGAATTAGCGAAGCCGGAGATGCAGCAGGCTATCTCGCTCCCGAAGGTTCTTTCGATTTCCATGCATTCTTTTGGACTGAAGGCGGTGGAATGCAAGATATCGGAACACTCGGAGGACCTTCGAGCGTGGCTCAAGGAGTCAACTCGAGCCAAGTCGTAGTCGGTTATTCGGATTTAGCGAGTGCAGCCTATGAGCACGCTTTTCGTTGGACTGACGTCGGTGGTATGGACGACCTCGGTACTCTGGGTGGAAACTTCAGCAGAGCCTTCGCAATCAACGACTCAGGAGTTATCGCGGGCGAATCCCAAATAGCCGACAATACTTTCCGCGCTTTCAAATGGACGGAAAGCGACGGAATGATCAATTTAGGAACGCTCGGTGGCTCTTATTCCTATGCAAGAGGGATTAATGCCGGTGGTCAAATTACAGGCACAGCGGCGATAGCATCCGGTGATGCACGAGCCTTTCGCTGGACAGAAGGCGTAGGAATGGAGAACCTCGGAACTCTTCCAGGGCACATTCTTTCCAACGGTCTCGGTATCAACGATGCGGGCGATGTCGTTGGCTACTCTTCGCAAACCGGTACGACCTATCTCGCATTCGTTTACAAAGACGGAGTCGGAATGACGGAATTAGTCGGGCTTTACAACTACGATAATCGTGCAAGAGACATCAACAATTTAGGCGACGCAGTCGGACATTCATGGTTGAGCCCGGATGGAAGTACAGCGCAAGCGGTCATCTGGCGAGATGGAGCGGTTTACAATTTGAATGACTTATTAGAAGGTGGTGCTGGATGGCATTTGATTGATGCCTATGCAATTAACGATTCTGGCGAAATCGTCGGATACGGAAAATTGAACGACGAAACTCGTGCATATAAATTGACTCCTGTTCCCGAGCCATCTTGTATTTTCATGCTATCCGGCGCGTTAGTCGTTCTTTTGCGAAGAAGAAAATAGTCGCGTGGTTTCAATGCTAAGCAATAACTCCTTCGACTACTTTCCGTCGAAGGAGTATGAGTTAGTGTCGATTGTTGAGAATCCTTTTTAATGCTTCTTCGGCTTCTTTCGGTTTGAAACCTGCGGGTCCAGGTTTTCCTTGATATCGAATGATTCCGTCTTTCCCGATAATATAAATTCTGTCAGGCCACCCTGCATACGCTTTTTCCACTTTGTTGTCCATCGAATCTACAACAAACGGAATAGAAATTTTCAATTTGTCTTTGCAAAGGTTTGCAACTTCGTGGCGCTGTTTTTTGGTTTTAGGGTCTTCGATTTCGATTCCTTGCTTTTTATTCGAATTCACCTGCCATCCATCGCTCGGATGCGCTTCTCGCACGTATACAATCCGAAAGTCGACCCTGTCTTTGTATTGGTGATAAATTCTTTCGAGTTCGCCCACCTGGGCGCGAAAAGGGGGTCACGTATAACTGCCGAAAATCAAGAAGGTCACCCGTTTGCCGAAATTCGAACTTAGCCGGAAGGTTTGTTCCGAGCCGAGTTGGTGGAGGGAGAAATCAGGGGCTTTATCCCCCACTTTCAAGGCGGTTTGCTCTCTCTGTGCGAAACCGAAGACGAGTAGGGTAGAAAGAAACAGTGTTAGCATAGAACGTCGTTATAGGGATGACGTACGATTTCCCTAAAGGTTCGCTTTGGACAATGTCTTTATTATTGATATACGAACAAACTCTACCTATCGGAAATAAGACTAAAATTAAGTAAAAGTGTAGTATTTCAGACGTAGAATGATTTATAAAACCCTCATAAGGAGGAAAATAAGAAAATGGCTAAGTCAATTTGGAAAGGTGTAATTACATTCGGAATGGTGAGCATTCCAGTAAAACTTTATACAGCGGCGCGCTCTAAAGACCTCTCTTTCAATCAAATCCACACGAAATGCAACAGCAGAATTAAATATAAAAAATGGTGTCCGACGTGCGAAATGGAGGTTCCTGCCGAGGAAATCGTAAAGGGTTACGAATACGCGAAGAATCAGTATGTGCTCCTCGAAGAGAAGGATTTAGAGAACCTTCCCGTACCGAGCAAGCATGCGATTAATGTAGATGCGTTCGTAAAAAGCGAAGATATAGATCCCGTTTATTACGAGAAGAGTTATTACTTAGAGCCGGAAGCGGTGGGGACAAAGCCATACACATTGCTCAAAGAACTCCTTAGCAAAAAGAACATGCAGGCTATCGGTAAAATTACCATTCACGAAAGGGAGAGCCTATGCTCATTACGCTCTTACAATGGCGTATTGATTATGGAGACATTATATTATCCGGATGAAATAAGCGTGCCGAAAAAATTGGATGTAGAATTGCCCGAAGTAGAACCGAAAGAATTGGAAATGGCTTCTCAATTAGCGGATTACCTTTTCGAAGAGTTCCATCCAGAAAAATACCATGACGAATACCGAGAGAAACTTCAAGAAGCGATTCAAGCCAAAATCCAAGGCAAAGAGTTTATCGTTGCAGAAGCTCCACCTGCAGCACCTAAGGTCATTGACCTTATGGAGGCTTTGAAGGCGAGCGTCGAATCCGCTAAAAAGGAAAAGAAAGGCAAAGAGAAAGCAGGATAAGTGCTCGAAGAGTACTCGAAAAAAAGAAAATTCGATAAAACCAAAGAGCCAAAGCCTCGTGCAGAACCCAGCGCGAAAGGGGAATTGACTTTCGTTGTTCAAAAACACAATGCGCGAAGGCTTCATTATGATTTTCGATTGGAGTGGGATGGTGTTTTGAAATCGTGGGCTGTTCCCAAAGGCCCTTCTCTAAACCCTAAAGAAAAACGCCTCGCTGTGCTCGTTGAAGACCATCCACTCGATTATGCGAATTTCGAAGGTTCGATTCCGGAAGGAGAATACGGTGCGGGTGAAGTGATTGTGTGGGATAAAGGAACATATTATCCGGATGAGGGGGGGATTCCAAAATCGCGCAAAGAAGCAGAACAAAGAATGCGCGAAGGATTCGAAAAGGGAAAACTATCGTTTACACTGAAAGGGCATAAATTACGTGGTTCTTGGGCTTTGGTGCGGATGAGAAAAAGCAACGAATGGTTGCTCATTAAGCACAAAGACGAATTTGCCAGTGAAGAAGACATTCTCGAGAAAGACGAATCCGTGATTTCAGGATTGCGTATAGAAGACATACAAGCAGGGAAAGACCCTATTCCGCTTTTAGAAAAAATAAAGGGAGCGAAGCAGAAGCCGTTTATTTGGAACCTAAAGCCTATGCTGGCGCATATAGCGGAAAAACCGTTCTCTCATCCCGATTGGGTTTTCGAACCTAAGTTAGATGGCTTGAGAATTTTAGCGTTCGTACAAGGAGAAAAAGTGATTCTGAGATCGAGG is a window of Fimbriimonadales bacterium DNA encoding:
- a CDS encoding P-II family nitrogen regulator, coding for MKKIDCIVRVNKLEEVKTALEEAGIFGLTTEAVRGHGRQQGRTELYRGSTYSVNLLPKVRIEVVLRDDQVEKAIEAILQAARTGEIGDGKIFISEVTDVIRIRTGERGEAAL
- a CDS encoding glycosyltransferase family 2 protein encodes the protein MEENPQRDCDLSIIVPAYNEEKTLGAVLDRLLALPICKEIIVVDDASTDSTPEIAKRYGDKIVYFRQPKNMGKGAAIRQGLTLAKGKATIIQDADLEYTPEEIPDVVKPILEGKADVVYGSRFKRGMHPNMALPNKLVNVMLVWAVRLLFFKKITDEATCYKAFRTSVLKKMNLECNRFEFCPEVTAKAIRMGLDIHEVPINYAPRSKKEGKKIRWTDGVEAFWTLLRHRFSKF
- a CDS encoding glycosyltransferase family 39 protein, encoding MITYLKRNPLIAILVLAFLLRILYTFGYARGIMGIAPEKEETDGYHLIAENLYHGYGYRLVLERPPTLERPPGYPLFLYLLFELFGIRYEIAQFSHALLGVLCCWILFHLGKWIHSDKLGLTCAFLLAIYPPSIEYSARLYSENFYFPLFLAFAYFFCRSSWLGSVGNGFLTGLLWGASILTRGTLLLLPLVIPFGIAFSKHHRVLSRWSKWSIPAILGAALIVFPWTYRNYLLTESFVPVSSWGWAPFYHGIQVSKRMLEWGDLYRVDKDAAKTRYEIVLKRLYDGDEAKAYASPKDYLKHEKVAQELVMEELKANPLGAVGRGFLGIFFTWFQTLGAKLRVFSLIIHLPLMVLFVWGAFLMAKKHHDAFVRAYPALGLILYVNLFQAFVYPHVRYMAPAISLSFIFSGFVLYEIFQNKLSFFSKSVN
- a CDS encoding MgtC/SapB family protein; translated protein: MQSFEALLEKDSLLAAFEILLKLGIAAILSGIVGWEREIHGRPAGIRTHMLVCIGVVIFGEVSKSFPTQDPSRIAAQIVTGIGFLGAGTILRTGGTVLGLTTAASLWAVSGIGLAVSTGGYFYWVAVFGTILCLLTLTVVNQFEKFFAKDTHTHDLIVIASSRDIVLQIVPAIEKLGGKLSSIKIEDAEGGVRVSLSIRGARERILETISSMGGVLSATWGEHS
- a CDS encoding PEP-CTERM sorting domain-containing protein; the protein is MKTKVARILFVPGLIAAFAPSYALFFEFNVLVTGDLPGGTAPWATLSITDSGVDMVDMTLTHSASSAAPQFVTELLLNIEPFPSDLNLIESSPTIVGWEFDEDDINDAGGMFDMQVDFETSNSGDRLNPGESVTFQVTGTGLDANDFNAFSKGNLNVLGMVHIQGINGEGSGKVAAVPEPASILALIGAFGILAARRRVQ
- a CDS encoding Ku protein produces the protein MAKSIWKGVITFGMVSIPVKLYTAARSKDLSFNQIHTKCNSRIKYKKWCPTCEMEVPAEEIVKGYEYAKNQYVLLEEKDLENLPVPSKHAINVDAFVKSEDIDPVYYEKSYYLEPEAVGTKPYTLLKELLSKKNMQAIGKITIHERESLCSLRSYNGVLIMETLYYPDEISVPKKLDVELPEVEPKELEMASQLADYLFEEFHPEKYHDEYREKLQEAIQAKIQGKEFIVAEAPPAAPKVIDLMEALKASVESAKKEKKGKEKAG